A stretch of the Methylocystis iwaonis genome encodes the following:
- a CDS encoding IS3 family transposase (programmed frameshift) translates to MTKRSRRTHSPAFKAKVALAAIKGEKTLAELAQQFDVHPNQITTWRSQLLEGAAGVFGQDKTEPKEAAVDLKGLHAKIGELTLENGFFVRRAHKSGIAERKKMIDRDHDLSIARQAKALGVARSSVYYRPRPVSAEDLELMRRLDALHLEHPFAGARMLRDLLRREGVAVGRRHVATLMKRMGIEALYRRPNTSKPAPGHKVYPYLLRGVKIERPNQVWATDISYIPMRRGFVYLAAVVDVFTRRVLSHRVSITMEAEFCVEALKEALAKYGKPEIFNTDQGSQFTSLDFTGVLLDAKISISMDGKGAWRDNVFVERLWRSVKYEEVYLKAYDSMSEARASIGRYLAFYNEGRPHTALDGRTPDEAYFGIKETAMAA, encoded by the exons ATGACGAAGCGAAGCCGCCGGACGCATTCTCCGGCCTTCAAGGCGAAAGTGGCTTTGGCCGCGATCAAGGGCGAGAAGACGCTGGCCGAGCTGGCGCAGCAGTTTGACGTCCACCCGAACCAGATCACGACGTGGCGAAGCCAGTTGCTGGAAGGCGCGGCCGGCGTTTTCGGGCAGGATAAGACGGAGCCGAAAGAGGCCGCCGTCGACCTGAAGGGTCTTCACGCGAAGATCGGCGAACTCACGTTGGAGAACG GATTTTTTGTCCGGCGCGCTCACAAAAGCGGGATTGCTGAGCGCAAAAAGATGATCGACCGCGATCACGATCTTTCGATCGCCCGGCAGGCGAAGGCGCTGGGCGTCGCCCGCAGCTCCGTCTACTACAGGCCGCGGCCGGTTTCGGCCGAGGACCTCGAGCTGATGCGCCGTCTCGACGCGCTGCATCTCGAACACCCCTTCGCGGGCGCGCGGATGCTGCGCGATCTTCTGCGGCGCGAGGGCGTCGCCGTGGGCCGCCGGCATGTCGCGACATTGATGAAGCGGATGGGGATCGAGGCGCTCTATCGGCGGCCGAACACGAGCAAGCCTGCGCCGGGACACAAGGTGTACCCGTATCTGCTGCGCGGGGTGAAGATCGAACGGCCGAACCAGGTCTGGGCGACGGACATCAGCTACATCCCGATGCGGCGCGGCTTCGTCTATCTCGCAGCGGTCGTCGACGTCTTCACGCGGCGCGTCCTGTCGCATCGCGTGTCGATCACTATGGAGGCGGAGTTCTGCGTCGAAGCCTTGAAGGAGGCCCTGGCGAAATACGGCAAGCCAGAGATTTTCAACACGGACCAAGGCAGCCAGTTCACCAGTCTCGACTTCACCGGCGTGCTGCTCGATGCGAAAATATCGATCAGCATGGACGGCAAGGGCGCGTGGCGGGACAATGTCTTCGTCGAGCGGCTGTGGCGCAGCGTGAAATACGAGGAGGTCTATCTCAAGGCCTATGACAGCATGTCCGAGGCGCGCGCCTCGATCGGCCGCTATCTGGCCTTCTACAACGAGGGGCGCCCGCATACGGCGCTTGACGGGCGCACGCCCGACGAGGCCTACTTCGGCATCAAGGAAACGGCGATGGCCGCATGA
- a CDS encoding PAS domain-containing hybrid sensor histidine kinase/response regulator, translating into MESERHEFLAALREGGGLSGSIIAIDAHSTGIFDAETDGAVHLQKSTLSDEGVAAAVRVAVDLARITKENNLLVSRFCESRCHLNAFIRQAPVAIAMFDTEMRHIAYSHKWLDAFGMRADVLGRSLYDVLPRVPEHWRKLHRQALQGESVSRREDLLLSPDGRRQWLAWDASPWRASDQKIGGVLLAVQDITGRRAIEDALETNQAQLEAALASMTESIAIYGADGRLTQFNGGFVRFHRFDDAEDYKKSDPSFLEYYDESGHFVPWSDQPDRRATNGETGIGLVYRLQRKETGAQWFGKYNFGPIRGRGGEIVGAVVTAHDVTEEKRADEARREAERRKDEFLAVLAHELRNPLAPIHNAVEVLRRTEDAPAEKRRTMLDMMERQVRHLVRLVDDLIEISRIERDKIELRRERCELASILQNAVETAQPLVEQNRHNVGLHLPAEKITLLGDPVRLVQIFANLVNNAAKYTPPGGAIEIRAERRGDEIVVVVRDNGVGIPPESLPHVFDLFMQGDSSRRVGGLGIGLALTCKLVQLHGGSIEAKSEGQNKGSEFIVRLPLQPSVPQTASPAKARGKVSDRPIRALVIDDDLDVGNSLGILLSTLGAEVRVVYDGPSGVDAVRDFAPEVVFIDLGMPGMDGCETARRIRSSQIGRELRLVALTGWGQDEARARTKEAGFDAHLIKPASLEAIEQALQRDAQA; encoded by the coding sequence TTGGAAAGCGAGCGCCATGAATTTCTCGCGGCCTTGCGAGAGGGCGGCGGGCTGTCTGGCTCCATTATCGCAATCGATGCGCATTCGACCGGAATCTTCGATGCGGAGACCGACGGGGCGGTCCATCTGCAAAAAAGCACTCTCTCGGACGAAGGCGTCGCGGCCGCGGTTCGCGTCGCGGTCGATCTCGCCCGTATAACGAAAGAGAATAATCTTTTGGTTTCGAGATTTTGCGAAAGCAGGTGCCACTTGAACGCTTTTATTCGGCAGGCGCCGGTCGCAATCGCCATGTTCGACACGGAGATGCGCCACATCGCCTATAGTCACAAATGGCTCGACGCCTTTGGGATGCGGGCCGATGTGCTCGGTCGATCATTATACGACGTCCTTCCCAGGGTTCCGGAGCACTGGCGCAAACTGCACCGACAGGCGCTGCAGGGCGAAAGCGTCTCGCGGCGAGAGGATCTCCTTCTCTCCCCTGATGGGCGTCGCCAGTGGCTGGCTTGGGACGCATCGCCGTGGCGCGCCTCCGACCAAAAAATTGGCGGCGTTTTGCTCGCCGTCCAGGATATCACAGGGCGGCGGGCGATCGAGGACGCCCTCGAGACAAATCAGGCCCAGCTCGAGGCGGCCCTCGCAAGTATGACGGAGTCTATCGCAATTTACGGCGCGGACGGGCGGCTGACGCAGTTCAACGGGGGCTTCGTCAGATTCCATAGATTCGACGACGCCGAGGATTACAAAAAATCAGACCCCTCATTTCTCGAATATTATGACGAGTCAGGGCATTTCGTGCCCTGGAGCGATCAGCCCGACCGGCGGGCGACGAATGGCGAGACAGGCATCGGCCTCGTTTATCGCTTGCAGCGCAAAGAGACGGGCGCCCAATGGTTCGGGAAGTATAATTTTGGTCCCATCCGCGGACGCGGCGGCGAGATCGTCGGCGCCGTCGTTACCGCGCATGACGTTACGGAAGAGAAACGCGCCGATGAAGCCCGGCGAGAGGCGGAACGACGCAAGGACGAATTTCTTGCGGTCCTTGCGCACGAACTGCGCAACCCGCTCGCGCCGATCCACAATGCGGTTGAAGTTCTGCGGCGGACCGAAGACGCGCCCGCCGAAAAGCGACGCACCATGCTCGATATGATGGAGCGCCAAGTGCGGCATCTGGTGCGGCTCGTCGACGATCTGATCGAGATTTCCAGAATCGAGCGCGATAAGATCGAGCTTCGGCGGGAGCGTTGCGAGCTTGCGTCGATCCTGCAAAATGCCGTCGAAACCGCGCAGCCCTTAGTCGAGCAGAACCGTCACAACGTCGGCCTTCATTTGCCTGCCGAGAAAATCACCTTGCTCGGCGATCCGGTGCGGCTCGTGCAGATTTTTGCCAATCTCGTGAACAACGCCGCAAAATACACGCCGCCGGGGGGCGCGATCGAGATCCGGGCAGAGCGGCGGGGCGATGAAATTGTGGTCGTCGTGCGCGACAATGGCGTCGGAATCCCACCTGAGTCGCTGCCGCATGTGTTCGACCTTTTTATGCAAGGCGACTCGAGCCGCCGAGTCGGCGGGCTCGGCATCGGCTTGGCGCTCACGTGCAAGCTCGTGCAATTGCACGGCGGATCAATCGAGGCGAAAAGCGAGGGGCAGAACAAAGGCAGCGAATTTATCGTACGCCTACCGCTTCAGCCTTCTGTTCCGCAGACCGCTTCGCCGGCGAAAGCTCGAGGCAAGGTCTCGGATCGGCCGATCCGGGCGCTCGTCATCGACGACGATCTGGATGTAGGCAATAGTCTCGGCATATTGCTCTCGACCTTGGGCGCGGAAGTTCGAGTCGTCTACGATGGCCCTTCTGGCGTGGATGCTGTTCGCGATTTCGCGCCGGAGGTTGTGTTTATCGACCTTGGCATGCCGGGGATGGACGGTTGCGAAACCGCGCGGCGGATTCGCTCCAGCCAGATCGGACGCGAGCTCAGGCTCGTGGCGCTAACGGGCTGGGGTCAGGACGAGGCGCGCGCCAGGACCAAAGAGGCCGGCTTCGACGCCCATTTGATCAAGCCTGCCTCGCTGGAGGCTATCGAGCAGGCGCTTCAAAGGGACGCACAAGCGTGA
- a CDS encoding chemotaxis protein CheB produces the protein MRQSRRQATEARQRTACRYPQPFLFFPRALAYPAIRLRAQASPCVSRIASVRPMERSDIIAIGASAGGIEALRTLVATLPSGLPASLLIAQHLSPTSPGMLPEILDRAGPLAAVSAQDEETLEPAKIYVAPPDRHLLVGEDGRLRLSRGPKENLARPAIDPLFRSAALVFGPRLIGVVLTGYLDDGTAGLQAIKLCGGAAIVQDPKEALAPGMPSSALKNVHVDYCLPLVEIGPQLVRMIAEPARPQVDKPRDLAAELAIFAGGAGSIETLKQIGEPTALTCPECHGALTLLQGERPARFRCHTGHAFTEQALLAGLAENTETAFWSAMRCLQEEAILKRHMAAHSIIGGADAEALLKDADEAMAAADRVRIIQENYAKRRPRRDG, from the coding sequence ATGCGCCAATCCCGACGACAGGCAACCGAGGCGCGTCAGCGGACAGCGTGTCGATATCCTCAACCATTTCTATTCTTCCCTCGCGCGCTAGCTTATCCAGCGATCCGCTTGCGCGCGCAAGCGAGTCCTTGCGTTTCTCGAATAGCGAGCGTGCGCCCCATGGAGCGGTCCGACATTATCGCCATCGGCGCCTCGGCTGGCGGGATAGAAGCGCTGAGAACGCTCGTAGCGACCCTTCCATCCGGTCTGCCTGCGTCGCTGCTTATCGCCCAGCATCTCTCCCCCACAAGCCCCGGCATGCTTCCAGAGATTCTCGATCGTGCGGGACCTCTGGCCGCCGTCTCGGCGCAAGACGAGGAAACGCTCGAACCCGCAAAAATTTATGTAGCGCCGCCGGACCGTCATTTGCTGGTCGGCGAAGACGGTAGGCTCCGGTTGAGCCGGGGGCCCAAGGAGAACCTCGCCCGCCCGGCGATCGATCCGCTCTTCCGATCCGCAGCGCTCGTGTTCGGACCGCGCTTGATCGGCGTGGTGCTCACGGGCTATCTCGACGACGGCACGGCGGGATTGCAGGCCATCAAGCTGTGCGGCGGCGCGGCAATCGTGCAGGATCCAAAAGAGGCCCTGGCGCCGGGGATGCCGTCGAGCGCGCTTAAAAATGTCCACGTCGATTATTGCCTCCCGCTGGTCGAGATCGGTCCGCAACTTGTTCGGATGATCGCCGAGCCCGCGCGGCCTCAGGTGGACAAGCCGCGGGATCTCGCGGCGGAGCTTGCAATCTTCGCCGGCGGAGCGGGTTCGATCGAGACGCTGAAACAGATCGGAGAGCCGACTGCTTTGACATGCCCGGAATGCCACGGCGCGCTGACGTTGTTGCAAGGCGAAAGGCCCGCGCGTTTCCGGTGCCATACCGGTCACGCCTTCACGGAGCAGGCGCTGTTGGCGGGGCTGGCCGAAAACACCGAGACTGCCTTTTGGAGCGCGATGCGTTGCCTGCAGGAAGAAGCGATTTTGAAGCGACACATGGCGGCGCATTCCATCATCGGCGGCGCCGACGCCGAAGCGTTGCTGAAAGACGCCGACGAAGCAATGGCGGCGGCGGATCGTGTCCGGATCATTCAGGAAAACTACGCGAAGCGCCGACCTCGGCGCGACGGATGA
- a CDS encoding CheR family methyltransferase, translating to MVHLDPAHTSELPAILQNHTRMRVLQVNDPAPLEPNTVYVIPPNRRLLVSGESVATGPFDEPRGQRAPIDLFFRSLAEHHGDGYAVVLSGGGADGAIGARAIQEKGGIVLVQDPNEAEFPSMPRNALEGGADFVLPVADLARTLAGLIRARGHLSVYAHNDEGDEDFLRRILAHLRSRTGQDFSGYKRATLMRRIARRMQVTHTERMDQYLAYLRDHAEEVHALFNDLLISVTSFFRDPEAYVALARHVIPRLFDHQPRENAVRVWVPACATGEEAYSIAMLLLEEAARRELRPDIQIFATDIDEAALAIAREGRYPAAIAVDVSEERLRRFFAREGDQYRIRREVRDLVVFASHSILKDPPFSHINLISCRNLLIYLDRDLQQQVISILHYSLLGKGYLFLGTSESADNPPGLFAPVDRDSHIYRAIDRPRDRLPALPRLFTSVRVPELPGVPRPPRTQSGVDSSLHRQALEDLAPPSLLVDEGHLIVNLSETCGKFLLLPSGPMTNDAAEIVRPELRLELRAALHRAFESDEPTVSLPIPVRFNGAPKAVVLHVRPVKRDDAPRAALVMFIEGGAAEPVSPAGAEGGEQSRVVAQLREELHATRTVLRTTREQYEAATEELRAANEELQSINEEYRSTAEELETSKEELQSINEELQTLNNELKLKLEMVSRAHNDLQNLMAATDVSTMFLDSSLRIERFTPRIAELFNIVQGDEGRPVTDFTHRLEYQDLVADAQRVLADLIPIERTVRTVAGRWFLLRLRPYRTIEDKIEGVVATFVDVTEHREAEAAWEARQQGLLKEIADRAECTLEVVRMLASHTLGDGRATPDALKALLSGLDALLETNRLLVESDWRGAAVDAIARRLLAAHGAEFMKATQLAGPSVLVAPRVAMALALVLQALSQTAVEHRTEGHNAQVEVRWQTRTTENGAQLLELKWTERGGAAAPDYAAASAAFSVIEQAVKGSSARSSCDAGEFQCSIALPLTS from the coding sequence ATCGTCCATCTCGATCCCGCGCATACCAGCGAATTGCCCGCCATCCTTCAAAACCACACGCGGATGCGTGTCCTGCAGGTCAATGACCCCGCGCCGCTCGAGCCCAATACGGTCTATGTGATTCCGCCGAACCGTCGGCTGCTGGTCTCGGGGGAGAGCGTCGCGACCGGGCCTTTCGACGAGCCTCGGGGACAAAGAGCGCCGATCGATCTTTTCTTTCGCTCTTTGGCAGAGCACCACGGGGATGGCTACGCCGTTGTTCTCAGCGGCGGCGGCGCGGACGGCGCCATCGGCGCGCGCGCCATACAGGAGAAAGGCGGAATCGTTCTCGTGCAAGACCCAAACGAGGCCGAATTCCCTTCTATGCCGCGAAACGCGCTCGAAGGCGGCGCAGATTTCGTGCTTCCCGTCGCCGATCTGGCGCGAACCCTCGCCGGCTTGATCAGGGCGAGGGGGCATCTTTCGGTCTATGCGCATAATGATGAAGGCGATGAGGACTTCCTGCGTCGCATTTTGGCGCATCTTCGGTCCAGGACCGGCCAGGATTTTTCGGGCTACAAGCGCGCCACTCTGATGCGGCGCATCGCACGGCGCATGCAGGTCACGCACACCGAGCGGATGGATCAATATCTCGCCTATCTGCGAGACCACGCCGAGGAGGTGCATGCGCTTTTCAACGACCTGCTGATTTCGGTCACGAGCTTTTTCCGCGACCCGGAGGCCTATGTCGCGCTCGCCAGGCATGTGATCCCGAGATTGTTCGATCATCAGCCGCGGGAGAACGCGGTACGCGTCTGGGTTCCAGCCTGCGCGACCGGCGAGGAAGCCTATTCCATCGCTATGCTTCTGCTGGAGGAAGCCGCGCGGCGCGAGCTGCGCCCTGATATTCAGATATTCGCCACCGATATCGACGAGGCCGCGCTCGCGATCGCGCGGGAAGGACGCTACCCCGCCGCGATTGCCGTAGACGTATCGGAAGAAAGGCTTCGTCGCTTCTTTGCGCGGGAAGGGGATCAATACCGCATCAGGCGCGAGGTGCGCGATCTCGTCGTCTTCGCCTCGCACAGCATTCTGAAAGACCCGCCTTTCTCGCATATCAACCTGATCTCCTGCCGTAATCTGCTCATCTATCTGGATCGCGATCTGCAGCAGCAGGTCATCTCGATTCTCCATTACTCGCTGCTGGGGAAAGGCTATCTATTTCTGGGCACGTCGGAGAGCGCCGACAATCCGCCGGGTTTGTTCGCACCCGTCGATCGCGACTCCCATATCTATCGCGCCATCGACAGGCCCCGAGACAGGCTGCCGGCTTTGCCGCGCCTCTTCACGTCGGTGCGCGTTCCCGAGCTGCCCGGCGTTCCACGACCGCCGCGCACGCAAAGCGGCGTCGATTCCTCGCTGCATCGCCAGGCGCTCGAAGATCTGGCGCCCCCGAGCCTGCTCGTCGACGAGGGGCATCTGATCGTCAATCTCTCCGAAACCTGCGGCAAATTCCTGCTGCTCCCAAGCGGACCCATGACCAATGACGCGGCGGAAATCGTGCGGCCCGAGCTTCGGTTGGAGCTGCGCGCCGCTTTGCACCGCGCTTTCGAAAGCGACGAGCCGACGGTCAGCCTGCCGATTCCCGTGCGCTTCAACGGCGCGCCCAAGGCCGTCGTGCTGCATGTGCGTCCGGTCAAGCGCGATGACGCGCCGCGCGCCGCGCTGGTGATGTTCATCGAGGGCGGCGCCGCCGAGCCGGTTTCACCCGCAGGCGCCGAAGGAGGCGAGCAGTCGCGAGTCGTTGCTCAGCTTCGCGAGGAGCTGCACGCGACCCGAACGGTGTTGCGCACCACGCGCGAGCAATATGAGGCGGCGACGGAAGAGCTGCGCGCCGCCAATGAAGAGCTGCAATCCATCAACGAGGAATATCGCTCCACCGCCGAAGAGCTGGAAACGAGCAAGGAAGAGCTGCAATCGATCAACGAGGAGCTTCAGACCCTCAACAATGAGTTGAAACTCAAGCTCGAGATGGTGTCGCGCGCGCATAATGATTTGCAGAATCTGATGGCCGCGACGGACGTGAGCACGATGTTCCTCGACTCGAGCCTGCGTATCGAACGCTTCACGCCGCGCATCGCCGAACTCTTCAACATCGTCCAAGGAGACGAAGGGCGCCCTGTCACCGATTTCACCCATCGTCTGGAATATCAGGATTTGGTAGCGGACGCGCAGCGCGTGCTGGCGGACCTTATTCCAATCGAACGAACGGTGCGCACCGTCGCGGGCCGGTGGTTTTTGCTGCGTCTGCGGCCTTATCGGACCATCGAAGACAAAATCGAGGGCGTCGTCGCGACATTCGTCGACGTCACCGAACACCGGGAAGCCGAGGCCGCCTGGGAGGCGCGCCAGCAAGGGTTGCTCAAGGAAATTGCCGATCGAGCCGAGTGTACGCTCGAGGTCGTGCGAATGCTGGCGAGCCATACGCTTGGCGACGGCCGGGCGACGCCGGACGCCTTGAAAGCGCTTCTGTCGGGCCTCGACGCGCTCTTGGAGACCAATCGATTGCTGGTGGAAAGCGACTGGCGGGGCGCGGCTGTCGACGCCATCGCCCGCAGGCTGCTCGCCGCCCACGGAGCTGAATTCATGAAAGCGACCCAGCTCGCAGGCCCTTCGGTCTTAGTCGCGCCCAGAGTCGCTATGGCGCTCGCCCTGGTTTTGCAGGCGCTCTCGCAAACGGCCGTAGAGCACCGCACCGAGGGGCACAACGCGCAGGTGGAAGTTAGGTGGCAAACACGGACGACGGAGAACGGCGCTCAACTCCTGGAGCTGAAATGGACGGAGCGCGGCGGCGCCGCCGCGCCCGACTATGCCGCGGCAAGCGCCGCCTTTTCTGTTATCGAGCAAGCCGTGAAGGGCAGTAGCGCTCGCAGTAGCTGTGACGCTGGCGAGTTCCAATGTTCCATCGCCCTGCCCCTTACTTCCTAG